The sequence ATTGCAAGCTCGCGTTCGTTGAAGCGAAATATTTCTCCATCGCTGCTGCGGGCTACGCCGGCGGCCGCATCCAGCCGCCAGCGGCCGATGACCACTTGCGGGTCGGTCGCGCGCAAATCGGATCGCTCGCCGGCCGGCGGCGACGGGCTGTTGCGCCGCAAGCCGGCCCGGACTCGCGCCAGAAGCTCTTCCAGTTCAAAGGGCTTGGTCAGGTAGTCATCGCCGCCTGCTTCAAAGCCGCGCAGCTTATCCTTCAGCGCGCCGCGCGCTGTCAAAAAGATAATTGGAAACTGATAATCAAGTTCACGCAAACGACGACAGAGCGCCAGACCGTCCAGCCGGCCTGGCATGGTCACGTCCAGGATGCCCAGTTCCAGCGGAGAACGCCGCGATTGCAACTCAGCCGCCGCCTGGTCGCCGCTGACATATTCCTCGATACGATGGCCCTCGGCCTCCAGGTTC is a genomic window of Leptospirales bacterium containing:
- a CDS encoding response regulator transcription factor; protein product: MALILLVEDEPSLRRGIRLNLEAEGHRIEEYVSGDQAAAELQSRRSPLELGILDVTMPGRLDGLALCRRLRELDYQFPIIFLTARGALKDKLRGFEAGGDDYLTKPFELEELLARVRAGLRRNSPSPPAGERSDLRATDPQVVIGRWRLDAAAGVARSSDGEIFRFNERELAILNLLSAARGRQVHRDTILDQVWGQNEYPTNRAIDNYIVKFRKVFEDDPQNPRWFITRHGVGYELAPEE